In Caldisericia bacterium, the following proteins share a genomic window:
- the ord gene encoding 2,4-diaminopentanoate dehydrogenase: MKKFRVAVYGTGAMGTGIISLILEKENLELVGVISKRKEREGLDVGEILGREKIGIKIELDPLQVIKKGVDVIIHSTCSRVKDAYPEIVPLLKNRVNVITIAEEMSYPWRASKELADSLDSIAKQGGVSLLGTGVNPGFVLDTLIIALTGVMKKIEKIYAKRVNDLSPYGPSVMKTQGVGTTLDEFNDGLKSGEIVGHFGFPESISMICDALNWKLDNIIESREPIISNVYRKTQYVEVKPGMVAGCKHVAKGIVNGVEKIILEHPQQILPHLEGVETGDYIFIEGEPPINFVNKPEIQGGVATISIAVNMIPLVYEARPGLITMKDLPVPRFLV, translated from the coding sequence ATGAAAAAGTTTAGAGTTGCTGTTTATGGAACAGGTGCAATGGGAACTGGGATTATTTCTTTAATTCTTGAAAAAGAGAATTTAGAATTAGTAGGTGTAATTTCAAAAAGAAAAGAGAGAGAAGGTTTAGATGTTGGTGAAATTTTAGGAAGAGAGAAGATAGGAATTAAAATTGAATTAGATCCATTGCAAGTTATAAAAAAAGGTGTTGATGTTATAATTCACTCAACTTGTTCAAGAGTAAAAGATGCTTATCCAGAGATTGTGCCTCTTTTAAAAAATAGAGTAAATGTTATTACAATTGCTGAAGAGATGTCTTATCCATGGAGAGCATCAAAAGAACTTGCAGATTCACTTGATTCTATAGCAAAACAAGGAGGAGTATCACTTCTTGGAACAGGAGTTAATCCTGGATTTGTATTGGATACATTAATTATTGCATTAACAGGTGTTATGAAAAAAATTGAAAAAATATATGCAAAAAGAGTTAATGACCTTTCTCCATATGGACCATCTGTTATGAAAACTCAAGGAGTTGGAACAACTCTAGATGAATTTAATGATGGCTTAAAAAGCGGTGAAATTGTTGGACACTTTGGGTTTCCTGAATCAATTAGTATGATTTGCGATGCTCTTAATTGGAAACTTGATAATATAATTGAATCAAGAGAGCCAATTATATCGAATGTGTATAGGAAAACACAATATGTTGAAGTAAAACCTGGAATGGTTGCAGGTTGTAAACATGTTGCGAAAGGGATTGTTAATGGTGTGGAGAAAATAATTCTAGAACACCCACAACAAATTTTACCTCACCTTGAAGGTGTTGAAACAGGAGATTATATTTTTATTGAAGGCGAACCGCCTATAAACTTTGTTAATAAACCTGAAATTCAAGGTGGAGTTGCAACAATTTCAATTGCTGTTAATATGATACCTCTTGTTTATGAAGCAAGACCAGGATTAATTACAATGAAAGATCTTCCTGTACCAAGATTTTTGGTTTGA
- a CDS encoding transporter substrate-binding domain-containing protein — MKMRSKENVFIIKKMKKFIIFLLILFSISLFSCKKEIKTIKIGINIDYPPFSFKENEKLVGFNIDFLNLLLKELNLKGEFLEIKDINFEILLNNEVQFIIGGYPLKYKYPQGVSITMPYFDLSYYLISRVDMPIDSINSLEDKKLILPMYTFAEEIVKNVKNLIKIPYKNFNEAVISLENKDADAILIERTFFDIYKLDENKFFKAKVYDNGLVIVLKDDNNDLRNKINNAISKIINSKDYKKLILNWFEEER; from the coding sequence ATGAAAATGAGATCAAAAGAGAATGTGTTTATAATTAAGAAGATGAAGAAATTTATAATTTTTTTATTAATTTTATTTTCTATTTCTCTTTTTTCCTGTAAAAAAGAGATAAAAACTATTAAAATTGGAATAAACATAGATTATCCTCCATTCTCATTTAAAGAAAATGAAAAATTGGTTGGCTTTAATATAGATTTTTTAAATCTTCTTTTAAAAGAGTTAAATTTGAAAGGTGAATTTTTAGAAATAAAGGATATTAATTTTGAAATTCTTTTAAATAATGAAGTTCAATTTATAATAGGAGGATACCCTTTGAAATATAAATATCCTCAAGGTGTTTCAATAACTATGCCATATTTTGATCTCTCATATTATCTTATTTCAAGAGTCGATATGCCAATTGATTCAATTAATTCTCTTGAAGATAAAAAACTTATTCTTCCAATGTATACTTTTGCTGAAGAGATTGTCAAAAATGTAAAAAATCTTATAAAAATTCCTTATAAGAATTTTAATGAAGCAGTAATAAGTTTAGAAAATAAAGATGCAGATGCAATTCTTATTGAAAGAACATTTTTTGATATTTATAAATTAGATGAAAATAAATTTTTCAAAGCAAAAGTTTATGATAATGGGTTAGTTATTGTTCTAAAAGATGATAATAATGATTTAAGAAATAAAATAAATAATGCAATTTCAAAGATAATCAATAGTAAAGATTATAAAAAATTAATTTTAAACTGGTTTGAGGAGGAGAGATGA
- a CDS encoding response regulator transcription factor translates to MNGKIGIVDDERDILDLIDINLKNSGYKTYLFENGLSALKALEKEKFDLMIIDLMLPDIEGFELIKLIKDKYPNTPVIILTAKGSEIDKVVGFEIGGDDYIVKPFSVRELLARVKALLRRTKHIKEEEKIKINENFIIYPKKYKVFINDEEIDLTKTEFNILLTLYKRKGEVLSREELLDILWGMDKIVIDRTIDVHIKHLRDKLKSYGNLIKNVRGVGYKFEEE, encoded by the coding sequence ATGAATGGAAAAATTGGAATAGTTGATGATGAAAGAGACATTTTAGATCTTATTGATATTAACTTGAAGAATTCAGGTTATAAAACATATCTTTTTGAAAATGGACTAAGTGCTCTTAAAGCATTAGAAAAGGAGAAATTTGATCTAATGATTATAGATCTTATGCTTCCAGATATTGAGGGGTTCGAACTTATAAAATTGATTAAAGATAAATATCCAAATACACCTGTTATAATATTAACAGCAAAGGGAAGTGAAATAGATAAAGTTGTTGGTTTTGAAATAGGAGGAGATGATTATATTGTAAAACCATTTTCAGTAAGAGAGCTTTTAGCAAGAGTAAAGGCTTTATTAAGAAGGACAAAACATATTAAAGAGGAGGAAAAAATAAAAATAAATGAAAATTTCATTATTTATCCAAAAAAGTATAAAGTTTTTATTAATGATGAGGAGATTGATTTAACTAAAACCGAATTTAATATTTTACTAACACTTTATAAAAGAAAAGGTGAAGTTCTTTCAAGAGAAGAACTTTTGGATATATTATGGGGAATGGATAAGATTGTTATTGATAGAACTATTGATGTTCATATAAAACATCTAAGAGATAAATTAAAAAGTTATGGAAATTTAATTAAAAATGTGAGAGGAGTTGGATATAAATTTGAAGAAGAGTAA
- a CDS encoding NAD-dependent protein deacylase, with amino-acid sequence MNSDLQKLKNLIESSYNIVALTGAGISTNAGIPDFRGPMGIYTTKRYDPEKTFDINYFFINPQYFYDFARDFITLLEKVEPTFTHKFLAKLEKSGKLKGVITQNIDMLHERAGSKVVITLHGSIEKSYCLNCEKEYSLNQMKEKIKNEKIPKCDICDGLIKPNIVFFGESVHDFDKAIELTNKSDLLLVIGTSLKVYPASYIPNYASGKIVIVNKGDISLKQIKYDLYINSDIDEVFRELDEILNLEV; translated from the coding sequence ATGAATAGCGATTTACAAAAATTAAAAAATCTTATTGAATCTTCTTATAATATTGTTGCTTTAACTGGTGCGGGAATTTCAACAAATGCAGGTATTCCTGATTTTAGAGGACCAATGGGAATTTATACAACTAAAAGATATGATCCAGAAAAAACATTTGATATAAATTATTTTTTTATAAATCCCCAATATTTTTATGATTTTGCAAGAGATTTTATAACACTTCTTGAAAAAGTTGAACCAACTTTTACTCATAAATTTCTCGCAAAGTTGGAAAAATCTGGAAAGCTTAAAGGAGTAATAACACAAAATATAGATATGTTGCATGAAAGAGCAGGAAGTAAAGTTGTAATAACTCTTCATGGTTCAATTGAAAAATCTTATTGCTTAAATTGTGAAAAAGAATATTCTCTTAATCAAATGAAAGAGAAGATAAAAAATGAAAAAATTCCAAAATGTGATATATGTGATGGGTTAATTAAACCAAATATTGTATTTTTTGGTGAAAGTGTTCATGATTTTGATAAGGCAATAGAACTTACCAATAAAAGTGATTTACTTCTTGTTATTGGAACAAGTTTAAAAGTTTATCCAGCATCTTATATTCCAAATTATGCATCTGGAAAAATTGTTATTGTGAATAAAGGTGACATTTCTTTAAAACAAATAAAATATGACCTTTATATAAATTCAGATATTGATGAAGTATTTAGAGAATTAGATGAAATTTTAAATTTGGAGGTTTAA
- a CDS encoding isoprenylcysteine carboxylmethyltransferase family protein, which yields MVIKILTLIIWILWLIIYWGGGVNLFKTFIRSYKIKSYFYDKFFILGLVILSNIMLWTGYFSIRLNLNFKIYLNGDFYNIFGFLMVLIGALLSFYGKLQMRESWSAYTKPNDKMIIIDKGLYSIVRHPIYLFSIFMTIGTVLVFPFLWNFICGFLMVLLYIFKMKFEEEMLIKTVPEYKYYMKRVKYKLIPFLF from the coding sequence ATGGTTATTAAAATTTTAACATTAATAATTTGGATTTTATGGTTGATTATCTATTGGGGAGGGGGTGTTAATTTATTTAAAACATTTATAAGGTCATATAAGATAAAATCATATTTTTATGATAAATTTTTTATTTTAGGACTTGTTATCTTATCCAATATAATGCTTTGGACAGGATATTTTTCAATAAGATTAAATTTAAACTTTAAAATCTATTTAAATGGAGATTTTTATAATATTTTCGGATTTTTAATGGTTTTAATTGGCGCTCTCTTATCTTTTTATGGAAAACTTCAAATGAGAGAATCTTGGAGCGCATATACAAAACCAAATGATAAAATGATTATTATTGATAAAGGTTTATACTCGATTGTAAGACATCCTATATATCTATTTTCAATTTTTATGACTATAGGAACTGTTTTAGTTTTTCCCTTTTTATGGAACTTTATTTGTGGTTTCTTAATGGTTCTTCTTTATATTTTTAAAATGAAATTTGAGGAAGAAATGCTTATTAAAACTGTTCCTGAGTATAAATATTATATGAAAAGGGTAAAATACAAACTAATACCATTTTTATTTTAA
- a CDS encoding methylated-DNA--[protein]-cysteine S-methyltransferase, translated as MQKKLVFDDLLINLDFINLKVKIKDNKIIGTEILFNGEENFNRKYKEIIDEIKNYFYGNKVKFDLNFISFDSLTNFQKEVLILLSEVPRGKVTTYKNISLKLKKEKVYRAVGNVMKINPFPIIIPCHRVIKSDLSLGEYRYGKDLKRKILVFEGVKFLNENEIKRECVYN; from the coding sequence TTGCAGAAGAAATTGGTCTTTGATGATTTATTAATTAATTTAGATTTTATAAATTTAAAAGTTAAGATAAAAGACAATAAAATAATTGGAACAGAAATTCTTTTTAATGGTGAAGAAAATTTTAATAGAAAATATAAAGAGATTATTGATGAGATAAAAAATTATTTTTATGGTAATAAAGTAAAATTTGATTTAAATTTTATATCATTTGACTCACTCACAAATTTTCAAAAAGAGGTTCTTATTCTTCTTTCAGAAGTCCCAAGAGGAAAGGTAACTACTTATAAAAATATTTCATTAAAACTAAAAAAGGAAAAAGTATATAGAGCAGTTGGAAATGTTATGAAAATAAACCCTTTTCCAATTATTATTCCTTGTCATAGAGTTATAAAAAGCGACCTCTCTTTAGGTGAATATCGTTATGGAAAAGATTTAAAAAGAAAAATTCTTGTTTTTGAAGGAGTTAAATTTTTAAATGAAAATGAGATCAAAAGAGAATGTGTTTATAATTAA
- a CDS encoding RidA family protein: MIEERIKELGFSLPEPSKPVGSYIPCKRVGNLIFLSGVISEKKGKLGKDLSVEDGYDESKKVILKLLSNLKEFLGTLDKVKEIVRVEGFVASSENFFDQPKVINGASDVLFQIFGERGKHSRIAVGVKELPLNSAIEISMIVEVEE; this comes from the coding sequence ATGATTGAAGAAAGAATTAAAGAACTTGGATTTTCTTTACCAGAACCATCAAAACCTGTTGGTTCATACATTCCATGTAAAAGAGTTGGGAATTTAATTTTTCTATCTGGTGTCATTTCTGAAAAAAAGGGAAAATTAGGAAAAGATCTAAGTGTTGAAGATGGATATGATGAGAGTAAAAAAGTAATTTTAAAACTTCTTTCAAATTTAAAAGAATTTTTAGGAACACTTGATAAAGTAAAAGAAATAGTTAGAGTTGAAGGATTTGTTGCATCTTCTGAAAATTTTTTTGATCAACCAAAGGTTATAAATGGTGCAAGTGATGTACTTTTTCAAATTTTTGGTGAAAGAGGAAAACATTCTAGAATTGCAGTTGGTGTAAAAGAACTTCCTTTAAATTCGGCAATTGAAATTTCTATGATTGTGGAGGTTGAAGAATGA
- a CDS encoding HDIG domain-containing protein: MNREEAINLIKERLQDVNLINHSIAVGAIMKGVARYLNQDDKRWELCGILHDIDYSETKDDPFKHSLIGGDILKSMGFDDEFVNAVKSHNERHGIPRDSLLAKALFAIDPLSGLIVATALVMPDKKLQSVKVSSVMKKFKTKEFARGADREQIKTCETELNIPLEKIIEIALESMKEIAEEIGL, from the coding sequence ATGAATAGAGAAGAAGCAATTAATTTAATCAAAGAGAGGCTTCAAGATGTAAATTTGATTAATCACTCAATAGCAGTTGGTGCAATTATGAAAGGAGTTGCTAGATATTTAAACCAGGATGATAAAAGATGGGAGTTGTGTGGAATATTACATGACATTGATTATTCAGAAACAAAAGATGATCCTTTTAAACACTCCCTAATTGGTGGTGATATTTTAAAATCAATGGGTTTTGATGATGAATTTGTTAATGCTGTTAAATCTCATAATGAAAGACATGGAATTCCAAGAGATTCTTTGCTTGCAAAAGCACTATTTGCAATAGATCCTCTTTCTGGTTTAATTGTTGCGACTGCCCTTGTGATGCCTGATAAAAAACTTCAAAGTGTTAAAGTAAGTTCAGTTATGAAAAAATTTAAAACAAAAGAGTTTGCAAGAGGAGCCGATAGAGAACAAATAAAAACTTGTGAGACAGAACTTAATATTCCACTTGAAAAAATTATTGAAATTGCACTTGAATCAATGAAGGAGATTGCAGAAGAAATTGGTCTTTGA